The following are encoded together in the Panicum virgatum strain AP13 chromosome 6K, P.virgatum_v5, whole genome shotgun sequence genome:
- the LOC120712420 gene encoding formin-like protein 9 codes for MGLGTKCVLLLLSASLMLLLLNFQVLDGALRLGTNERFDAGVVVAVTGHVASGLGSRFRMLVGLDHRRPRHLRHHKSSATPAPAPTTMAHEARAPPAPVPAPLPHTSHSRAPLRNHGHVAPVRSVERRLGGRGHKRLSKAAIVAMAAVGACLLVLGVAIAAVSIRRSRKLQRKPLKLSLHGSRAHRSPCATMKVSSHPSPDLLFLSSAVQCQVDYPTLKESSECKSLSALTTPTKSAELIVSDCTVKTNVDLQSDEADSFHSVPCSRSSGGSIEESPLQICDKTVTYPPCSPHTDDSPSGSSYQSLSPDFRSRFSPATPISAASDRNQETAETASTSGSMAHPESPRGEQDNSNQFMNSSSGYGATCNATEIPPSKTSTAFSVSNEKFNLDSKETSRSSAEGANFKPSSPTNVLKLPPPPPKSPPPPPPPNKPSSSSSLKGQNSGQPPLPPPLPIQVQVGKDGLPLPRLKPLHWDKVRAAPNRSMVWNDIQSSSFEFEFDEQMIKSLFAYNFQGPAKNEDTTNKTLSTSKHVIEHHKLQNTTILLKTLNASTEQVCNSITEGTGLSVQQLEALVKMKPSDEEEKKLMDYDGDINMLDPAENFVKVLLAIPMAFSRIEAMLYKETFDDEVAHLRMSFTLIKGACSELRSSKLFLRLLEAVLKTGNRMNVGTIRGGASAFRLDALLKLSDIRGADGKTTLLHFVVQEMVRSQGLKATDKIGGTPRPCNATPAGREEYLEMGTEFVSELSNELVNVKKVASIDLDTLKSSISNLSQGLAQLIRLIRKDLSCNDRNQNFLHCMKLFQTHAENTMQKLNVAESEVLQQVRELTEYYHGEVGKNESNLLHIFVIMRDFLGLLDRVCREMRGSKHIQHLNIVLPLR; via the exons ATGGGCTTGGGGACGAAGTGCGTCTTGCTCCTCCTCTCTGCATCCCTCATGCTCCTCCTGCTCAACTTCCAGGTCCTGGATGGGGCGCTCCGTCTGGGGACCAATGAGCGCTTCGATGCCGGTGTCGTCGTGGCAGTGACCGGCCATGTCGCTTCCGGTCTCGGCTCTAGGTTCAGGATGCTGGTGGGCTTGGATCACCGTCGCCCACGACACCTGAGGCATCACAAGAGTTCTGCAACTCCGGCTCCGGCACCTACAACAATGGCTCATGAAGCAAGAGCACCACCAGCTCCAGTTCCTGCTCCTCTTCCCCACACAAGTCACAGCAGGGCGCCACTCAGAAACCACGGCCACGTTGCTCCAGTGAGAAGCGTGGAGCGCAGACTGGGTGGCAGAGGCCACAAGAGGCTCTCGAAAGCCGCCATCGTGGCTATGGCTGCGGTTGGGGCGTGCCTGCTTGTTCTCGGAGTCGCCATTGCCGCGGTCTCAATCAGGAGATCAAGGAAGCTTCAGAGGAAGCCATTGAAGCTGTCGTTACATGGATCCAGAGCTCACAGGTCGCCTTGTGCTACCATGAAGGTCAGTTCCCATCCTAGCCCGGATCTGCTGTTCCTGAGTTCTGCTGTCCAGTGTCAGGTGGACTATCCAACCCTCAAAGAATCTTCAGAATGTAAGAGCTTATCCGCTCTTACCACTCCCACAAAAAGTGCGGAGTTAATCGTAAGCGATTGTACTGTGAAAACCAACGTCGACTTGCAGTCTGACGAGGCTGATTCTTTCCATTCAGTACCCTGTTCTCGCTCGTCAGGTGGCTCCATTGAAGAGTCACCACTGCAAATCTGCGATAAAACTGTCACATATCCTCCATGTTCTCCACACACAGATGATTCACCATCTGGTTCATCATATCAATCACTATCACCAGATTTTAGATCTCGATTCTCTCCAGCGACTCCAATTTCAGCAGCTTCTGATCGCAATCAAGAAACTGCAGAAACAGCCAGCACTTCTGGATCCATGGCACATCCTGAATCCCCACGAGGTGAGCAGGACAACTCAAATCAGTTCATGAATTCATCCTCAGGATACGGAGCTACTTGCAATGCTACAGAGATCCCACCCTCCAAAACAAGCACAGCATTTAGTGTGTcaaatgaaaaattcaatttggATTCTAAGGAGACCTCAAGGAGTTCAGCTGAAGGGGCAAATTTCAAACCATCCAGTCCAACGAATGTACTGAAATTGCCACCACCCCCTCCGAAATCACCGCCACCCCCTCCACCGCCAAACaaaccatcttcatcttcaagtCTTAAAGGGCAGAACTCTGGCCAGCCTCCTCTCCCACCTCCATTACCGATTCAGGTGCAGGTTGGCAAAGATGGATTACCCCTTCCAAGGTTGAAACCTCTGCACTGGGACAAAGTAAGAGCAGCTCCAAACCGCTCCATGGTGTGGAATGACATTCAGTCAAGTTCCTTTGAGTTCGA ATTTGATGAGCAGATGATCAAGTCCTTGTTTGCATACAACTTTCAAGGCCCAGCAAAAAATGAGGACACCACGAACAAGACTCTATCTACCAGCAAACATGTTATTGAGCACCACAAACTTCAAAACACTACCATATTGTTGAAGACCTTAAATGCAAGCACTGAACAAGTCTGCAATTCAATAACAGAAG GTACTGGATTATCCGTGCAGCAACTGGAAGCTCTGGTCAAGATGAAaccatccgatgaagaagagaaaaaactGATGGATTATGATGGGGACATCAACATGTTGGATCCAGCAGAGAACTTTGTCAAGGTGCTATTGGCAATACCAATGGCATTTTCAAGAATTGAGGCGATGCTGTACAAGGAAACTTTTGATGATGAAGTTGCTCATCTCAGAATGTCCTTCACATTGATTAAA GGAGCCTGCAGTGAACTAAGATCCAGCAAATTATTCTTAAGATTACTGGAAGCAGTACTCAAGACAGGGAACAGAATGAATGTTGGAACAATAAGAGGAGGTGCAAGTGCTTTTAGACTCGACGCACTGCTGAAACTGTCAGATATACGTGGAGCTGACGGAAAGACAACCCTCCTCCATTTTGTTGTCCAAGAGATGGTAAGATCACAAGGATTAAAGGCTACAGATAAGATTGGTGGGACACCTCGACCATGTAACGCCACACCAGCAGGGCGAGAAGAGTATTTGGAAATGGGTACAGAATTTGTGTCTGAGTTAAGTAATGAGCTTGTCAATGTCAAGAAGGTAGCAAGCATAGACCTGGATACCTTAAAAAGTTCAATCTCCAATCTTTCACAAGGATTGGCTcaactaattaggctcatcaGAAAGGACCTTTCCTGCAATGACAGGAACCAGAACTTCCTACATTGCATGAAATTGTTCCAAACTCATGCAGAGAATACAATGCAGAAACTCAATGTCGCTGAATCCGAGGTCCTACAGCAGGTCAGAGAACTCACAGAGTATTATCATGGAGAGGTTGGCAAGAACGAGTCCAATCTCCTCCACATATTTGTAATCATGAGAGATTTTCTTGGTTTGCTAGATAGGGTGTGCCGAGAGATGAGAGGTTCAAAGCACATCCAACATCTGAACATAGTCCTTCCACTCAGGTAA